The following are encoded together in the Pempheris klunzingeri isolate RE-2024b chromosome 24, fPemKlu1.hap1, whole genome shotgun sequence genome:
- the nhej1 gene encoding non-homologous end-joining factor 1 — MMEASGAPTDALLHQPWLPVSIGGCQLLAKSWFGEAAYHVLLTDMHCVWEEAMDSGAIEKRAQELNRRLRAPVKAFFSHLCEVVQPCLSGGDGRLGGGAQFSLTRQEDGNVTMKLKSELAGLPFYWEFHCTPAPVTVVCVQLVRPLLAMSRLLQRQVEQLGGLLVRKDAEIQDYRENGAALSRERLQTDAFEEQTYREDFISKALPRLCSEQRDALGFDSDLQRLYAAVVAHGNARTQKRKLSEEDEPPAEDPELTSSLGGSVSAEDGQEDAAGAKMADRPTVQQSLPAPSGPAERPSSKPKKKKVVGLFR, encoded by the exons ATGATGGAGGCGAGCGGAGCCCCCACCGACGCCCTCCTGCACCAGCCCTGGCTTCCTGTGAGCATCGGCGGCTGCCAGCTCCTCGCCAAGAGCTGGTTTGGGGAAGCGGCGTACCACGTCCTGCTGACGGACATGCactgtgtgtgggaggaggcgATGGACTCAGGAGCCATCGAGAAGAGAGCTCAG GAGCTGAACAGACGTTTGCGAGCCCCGGTCAAAGCCTTCTTCTCCCACCTGTGCGAGGTGGTTCAGCCCTGTCTGTCAGGGGGTGACGGGCGACTCGGCGGGGGCGCCCAGTTTTCTCTGACTCGGCAGGAGGACGGAAACGTCACCATGAAGCTGAAGAGCGAGCTGGCAGGGCTGCCGTTCTACTGGGAGTTTCACTGCACCCCTGCCCCTGTCACTGTG gtgtgtgttcagctggtgcgccccctgctggccatgaGCCGCCTGCTGCAGCGGCAGGTGGAGCAGCTCGGAGGTCTGCTGGTGAGGAAGGATGCCGAGATCCAGGACTACAGGGAGAACGGAGCGGCGCTCAGCAGAG AGCGGCTGCAGACGGACGCTTTTGAGGAGCAAACCTACAGAGAGGACTTCATATCAAAG GCTCTTCCTCGGCTCTGCTCCGAGCAGCGGGACGCTCTGGGCTTCGACAGCGACCTCCAGCGCCTGTACGCCGCCGTCGTCGCCCACGGAAACGCACGCACACAGAAACGCAAACTGTCTGAGGAAGACGAGCCGCCCGCCGAAGACCCAGAGCTCACCTCGTCTCTTG GCGGATCTGTCAGCGCTGAGGACGGACAGGAGGACGCAGCcggagccaagatggccgacagaccCACAGTCCAGCAG TCTCTACCGGCGCCGTCTGGCCCTGCAGAGCGACCGTCCTCcaaaccaaagaagaagaaagtggtGGGACTGTTCAGATGA